The following are encoded in a window of Bacillus sp. SORGH_AS_0510 genomic DNA:
- a CDS encoding YunC family protein, translating to MIDLSPIEINGHTFLAVSVLLPKTTLLAVTSDKGYIMCGALDVGLLNEKLKDRKIIAGRAVGVRTIDQLLNAPLESVTFEAEELGIHQGMIGKDALLKMV from the coding sequence TTGATTGATCTTTCGCCAATTGAAATTAACGGCCATACCTTTTTGGCTGTATCTGTTTTACTTCCAAAAACAACATTGCTTGCAGTGACAAGCGATAAGGGATATATTATGTGCGGTGCTTTAGATGTAGGATTATTAAATGAAAAATTAAAGGACCGTAAAATTATTGCCGGCCGAGCTGTCGGTGTAAGAACTATTGATCAGCTTCTAAATGCTCCACTGGAATCAGTCACATTTGAAGCGGAAGAATTGGGAATTCACCAAGGTATGATTGGTAAGGATGCTTTATTGAAGATGGTTTAA
- the yunB gene encoding sporulation protein YunB, with amino-acid sequence MAKFRRRLTKRGPLPFRYVMLLTFVFFLFSTATGLWLVNRGIEPTLMRYAESETRNIASLVINRAITKRTTNVGDNNEVIKIVPGSNGKGQNAQLNTDLINRVLAETTAQIQKNLKTAKRGEIALLETDVEIETENTAKEDGIVWYVPLGQATNISLLGNIGPKIPVKFHAIGEVEPDVHIQTKEMGINNTWVEVSVDIVVSVQIITPFATKITKLKQSIPVGGSLVEGEVPQFYNGGGGSVTPSIQIPEKNTDTKTKSETKKSGN; translated from the coding sequence TTGGCCAAATTTCGCAGGCGCCTTACTAAAAGAGGACCGCTGCCTTTCCGATATGTCATGCTGCTAACCTTTGTATTTTTTCTTTTTTCGACGGCAACTGGCTTATGGCTCGTTAATAGAGGGATTGAACCGACTTTAATGCGATATGCAGAATCAGAAACGCGAAATATTGCGTCGCTGGTCATTAATCGGGCCATTACCAAGCGAACAACAAATGTGGGAGACAACAATGAGGTAATTAAAATTGTGCCAGGGAGTAATGGAAAAGGGCAAAATGCCCAACTGAATACAGATTTAATCAATCGTGTATTGGCTGAAACAACTGCGCAAATTCAAAAGAACCTAAAAACAGCCAAAAGGGGTGAAATTGCCTTACTAGAGACGGATGTAGAAATCGAAACGGAAAATACGGCAAAGGAGGACGGAATTGTCTGGTATGTTCCATTAGGTCAAGCAACAAATATTTCTTTGTTGGGGAATATTGGACCCAAAATACCAGTCAAATTTCATGCCATTGGTGAAGTAGAACCGGATGTCCATATCCAAACAAAGGAAATGGGGATCAATAATACGTGGGTAGAGGTTTCTGTTGATATAGTAGTGTCCGTTCAAATTATTACTCCTTTTGCAACTAAAATTACTAAGTTAAAACAAAGCATACCAGTAGGTGGTTCATTGGTAGAGGGAGAGGTTCCGCAATTCTACAATGGAGGCGGAGGCAGTGTCACGCCATCTATTCAAATACCAGAAAAGAATACCGACACCAAAACCAAATCCGAAACGAAAAAGTCTGGAAATTAG
- a CDS encoding M23 family metallopeptidase yields MRAVLIIGTFLLFFTSSLALRNAHAEEPDPYQERMKLYKKVETVTQIPWYYLAAIDQYERSIRQVRRDLPKPDSVIGIYFRPEQWAGLTNPNPDEVNPAAIQFFDGMGVDGDGDGKASLKSDEDVLYAFAHYLLSYGVDPDNIKIGLWNYYHRDRTVGIIAGKAKIYRHFGRLNLDTQVFPVPIRSNHSYRSTWGDARGWGGRRIHEGTDIFAGYGVPVRATNYGIIEMKGWNKFGGWRIGIRDINNTYHYFAHLSGFAKDLKVGQIVEPGMVIGGVGSSGYGPPGTSGKFPPHLHYGMYKDNGITEWSFDPYPHLAKWKRLERINLRKK; encoded by the coding sequence TTGCGGGCTGTTCTGATTATTGGAACTTTCCTTTTATTTTTCACCTCTTCCCTTGCACTGAGGAATGCTCATGCAGAGGAACCTGATCCATATCAGGAAAGAATGAAGCTTTATAAAAAGGTTGAAACGGTCACTCAAATTCCATGGTATTATTTAGCAGCCATCGATCAATACGAAAGAAGCATCCGACAAGTCCGCAGAGACTTGCCCAAGCCAGATAGCGTAATTGGGATCTACTTTCGTCCCGAGCAATGGGCAGGTCTAACCAATCCCAATCCTGATGAAGTGAATCCAGCTGCTATTCAATTTTTTGATGGGATGGGTGTGGATGGAGACGGAGATGGAAAAGCAAGCCTTAAGAGCGATGAGGACGTATTATACGCATTTGCCCATTATCTTCTTTCTTACGGAGTAGACCCTGATAATATAAAAATCGGTCTGTGGAATTACTATCATCGTGATAGAACAGTGGGAATTATTGCTGGTAAGGCTAAGATATACCGACATTTCGGACGACTCAATTTAGATACCCAAGTATTCCCAGTCCCTATTCGCAGCAATCATAGTTATCGGAGCACTTGGGGAGATGCACGCGGCTGGGGTGGAAGAAGAATTCATGAAGGTACAGATATCTTCGCAGGGTACGGGGTACCCGTTCGCGCAACGAACTATGGCATAATCGAGATGAAAGGCTGGAATAAATTTGGCGGTTGGAGAATCGGCATTCGTGATATTAATAATACGTATCATTATTTTGCCCATCTCAGCGGATTCGCTAAAGATTTAAAAGTCGGGCAAATCGTTGAACCAGGAATGGTCATTGGCGGTGTGGGCAGCTCCGGATACGGTCCTCCAGGAACCTCTGGAAAATTCCCACCGCATTTACATTACGGAATGTATAAGGACAATGGGATTACAGAGTGGTCCTTTGACCCCTATCCTCATTTAGCCAAGTGGAAACGTCTAGAACGAATAAATTTGCGTAAAAAATAG
- the lipA gene encoding lipoyl synthase: MSKKEEILRKPEWLKIKLNTNETYTGLKKMMREKNLHTVCEEARCPNIHECWAVRRTATFMILGDTCTRACRFCAVKTGLPTELDLQEPERVADSVQLMNLKHVVVTAVARDDLKDGGAAVFAETVRAIRRKNPFTSIEVLPSDMGGKEENLRMLMDAKPDILNHNIETVRRLTPRVRARAKYDRSLEFLRRAKEMQPSIPTKSSLMIGIGETKEEILEVMDDLRANHVDIMTIGQYLQPTKSHLKVEKYYHPDEFKELQEIALSKGFSHCEAGPLVRSSYHADEQVNAAAKHKQLLGEKEAKEA, translated from the coding sequence ATGAGTAAGAAAGAAGAAATTCTGCGAAAGCCTGAGTGGCTTAAAATAAAGCTTAATACAAACGAGACGTACACAGGGCTAAAGAAAATGATGCGTGAAAAGAATCTTCATACTGTGTGTGAAGAAGCTCGCTGTCCAAACATTCATGAATGCTGGGCAGTAAGACGTACTGCAACCTTCATGATACTTGGTGACACCTGTACGCGTGCCTGCCGGTTTTGTGCGGTTAAGACTGGGCTACCAACTGAATTGGATTTACAAGAGCCGGAGAGAGTGGCGGATTCTGTTCAACTTATGAACTTAAAGCACGTGGTTGTTACAGCGGTAGCTCGTGATGATCTAAAGGACGGCGGCGCTGCTGTTTTTGCTGAAACCGTTCGTGCTATTCGTCGCAAAAACCCATTTACTAGCATTGAGGTACTCCCTTCCGATATGGGTGGAAAAGAAGAGAACCTAAGGATGTTAATGGATGCGAAACCAGATATCTTAAACCATAATATTGAAACGGTTAGACGTTTAACACCAAGAGTAAGAGCCCGTGCAAAATACGATCGTTCACTTGAATTCCTTCGTCGTGCGAAAGAAATGCAGCCAAGCATTCCTACCAAATCAAGTTTAATGATCGGAATTGGAGAAACAAAAGAAGAAATTCTAGAAGTGATGGATGATTTAAGAGCAAACCATGTAGATATTATGACTATTGGTCAATACCTACAACCTACAAAGAGTCATTTAAAAGTGGAAAAATACTACCATCCTGATGAGTTTAAAGAATTACAAGAGATTGCACTAAGTAAGGGCTTCAGTCACTGTGAAGCAGGTCCACTTGTTCGGTCATCTTATCATGCAGACGAGCAAGTAAATGCTGCAGCGAAACACAAGCAGTTACTTGGAGAAAAAGAAGCAAAGGAAGCATAA
- a CDS encoding YhcN/YlaJ family sporulation lipoprotein: MKKFIIIAGLCSITALTGCSKDMGNRDVYEESGNTINVNNKRHDLYNEGASRGVRNVSDNYGFVRHQKSPLMNDNTANDGYTALNREQLANIISKYSVNNPNVHDVATLVTDQEVLIAYDTDTKDRNRTADQVKKTALSVVPRYYHVYVTDNKTLMRDVENLANLDSNSRNSRHAVTELIAQMKKSPQGMRLNASENENGETADDMNLKRPNMHK, encoded by the coding sequence TTGAAAAAATTTATCATAATCGCTGGATTATGTAGCATAACAGCTTTAACTGGATGTAGTAAGGATATGGGAAATCGCGATGTCTATGAAGAAAGCGGAAATACCATTAATGTAAATAACAAACGACACGATCTTTACAATGAGGGAGCAAGCCGTGGGGTTCGAAATGTTAGTGACAATTATGGATTTGTCCGTCACCAAAAAAGCCCATTGATGAACGATAATACTGCAAATGACGGCTATACCGCTTTAAACCGTGAGCAGCTTGCCAATATCATTAGTAAATATAGTGTAAATAATCCTAATGTACACGATGTGGCCACTCTTGTTACTGACCAGGAAGTGTTAATTGCCTATGATACAGACACAAAAGATCGAAATAGAACTGCCGACCAAGTGAAGAAAACAGCATTGTCAGTTGTACCAAGATACTACCACGTATATGTAACAGATAATAAAACATTAATGCGCGACGTTGAAAACCTGGCGAACCTTGACTCTAACAGTCGAAATTCTCGTCACGCAGTTACAGAGCTTATTGCACAAATGAAAAAATCCCCTCAAGGTATGCGTTTGAATGCAAGTGAAAATGAAAATGGCGAAACCGCTGACGATATGAATCTTAAGAGACCTAACATGCATAAGTAA
- a CDS encoding YutD family protein, protein MIVINNTAYEILQEYRDGYNEEAFKSRYSDILSRYDYVVGDWGYGQLRLKGFFDDQNQKATFDTKISTLSEYLYEYCNFGCAYFVLKKVKK, encoded by the coding sequence ATGATCGTAATAAACAATACCGCTTATGAAATTCTTCAAGAATATCGGGATGGGTATAATGAAGAGGCTTTTAAATCAAGGTATAGTGATATTTTATCTAGGTATGATTATGTTGTAGGTGATTGGGGATACGGGCAGCTTCGCCTAAAGGGATTCTTTGATGACCAAAATCAAAAAGCTACTTTTGATACAAAAATAAGCACGTTAAGTGAATACCTTTATGAATATTGCAACTTTGGCTGTGCATACTTTGTTTTAAAAAAAGTGAAAAAATAA
- a CDS encoding cytosolic protein, whose translation MADKDSEQYHDFSNVEAQRNFLTVEDLPEGAYGAPRGKFQPVENKSTPWEKGQRYYSAFNYEYKSLHEGLPRQMDGAHPPHDDPETETQAPYNE comes from the coding sequence ATGGCAGATAAAGATTCAGAACAATATCATGATTTTTCAAATGTGGAAGCACAAAGAAATTTCCTAACTGTTGAGGATCTTCCTGAAGGCGCCTATGGAGCTCCTCGAGGAAAATTCCAACCAGTAGAAAATAAAAGCACTCCCTGGGAAAAGGGACAACGTTACTATAGTGCATTTAATTATGAATATAAATCTCTGCATGAAGGTTTGCCTAGACAGATGGACGGAGCACACCCGCCTCACGATGATCCTGAAACGGAGACACAGGCGCCTTACAACGAATAA
- a CDS encoding DUF3055 domain-containing protein, which produces MNERFFLYDDTENTKTRFVSFVGENQRFDLAIVQSDRHYGKHLVLDMQGNRFAIIGLDDLQEEGYLEYAFQLSEADAEELRGFLMELV; this is translated from the coding sequence ATGAACGAGCGCTTTTTCTTATATGATGATACAGAAAATACGAAAACAAGATTTGTCAGCTTTGTTGGAGAAAACCAACGTTTTGATTTAGCGATTGTCCAAAGTGACCGTCATTACGGTAAACACTTGGTTCTTGATATGCAAGGAAACCGCTTTGCTATTATTGGATTGGATGATTTACAAGAAGAGGGCTATTTAGAATATGCATTTCAATTAAGTGAAGCAGATGCCGAAGAATTACGTGGCTTTTTAATGGAATTAGTTTAG
- a CDS encoding EAL domain-containing protein produces MVRRYKEKVKNVVKWGKIILPLSTMRFYPPQFILRNPVLEGVKAAFTEGCEVAVVVFHLKDMIELTEQLGQTQSHQFIKHTKKFFRSAVEQGVDKQDVIMLDDFYGDGLTLYIKVDYSRHSLSEIDLAMKKIVYSVEKNLHMAYPFLQPVFRTGYMFVEKKYLSIQDSIARAHRQAIAMAEKKVKSEFDEMVYLMKKIISKKEIKLLAQPIFDVATGEVHAWEMLTRGPTGSVLESPLPLFSVARQTGLLYDLEMIVIEKVLEQIKAAKCRKNIFVNCTPLTLGNIRFTRDLKKLMKQFKEIPPQQITFEITENDSIEGLKNFIYNIKMLRLMGYKIAMDDTGAGYSSLSIISDIMPDIIKIDRSVIQNIDKNSIKESMLKGLMLVAREAGSLVVAEGIENADEASVLTRNNVDLAQGYFYARPTALVPAIAT; encoded by the coding sequence ATGGTCCGTCGTTACAAAGAAAAAGTCAAAAATGTTGTTAAATGGGGAAAGATTATACTACCTCTGTCAACTATGCGCTTTTATCCACCCCAATTCATTTTAAGAAATCCTGTTTTAGAAGGGGTAAAGGCTGCTTTTACTGAGGGATGCGAGGTAGCAGTTGTTGTCTTTCATTTAAAAGATATGATTGAGTTGACAGAGCAGTTAGGACAGACCCAAAGCCATCAGTTTATCAAACATACAAAGAAGTTCTTTCGCTCAGCTGTTGAGCAAGGCGTAGATAAACAGGATGTGATTATGCTTGATGACTTTTACGGTGATGGACTAACATTGTACATAAAAGTGGATTATTCACGCCATTCTCTCTCTGAAATTGATTTGGCTATGAAAAAAATCGTCTATAGTGTAGAAAAAAATCTGCATATGGCATATCCTTTTCTCCAACCAGTCTTTAGGACTGGGTATATGTTTGTGGAAAAAAAGTATTTGTCGATACAAGACTCAATTGCAAGAGCACATAGACAGGCGATTGCTATGGCTGAAAAAAAGGTGAAGTCTGAATTTGATGAAATGGTCTATTTAATGAAAAAGATTATTTCTAAAAAGGAAATAAAATTATTAGCACAGCCTATCTTTGATGTTGCTACTGGTGAGGTCCACGCTTGGGAGATGCTTACCCGTGGTCCAACGGGCTCTGTTCTAGAAAGTCCTTTGCCGTTGTTCTCAGTAGCCAGACAAACGGGATTACTTTATGATTTAGAAATGATTGTGATTGAAAAAGTGCTGGAGCAAATAAAGGCTGCCAAGTGCCGGAAGAATATCTTTGTGAATTGTACTCCGCTCACACTTGGAAATATCCGGTTTACTCGTGATTTAAAAAAATTAATGAAGCAATTCAAAGAAATACCACCACAGCAAATCACCTTTGAAATTACAGAAAATGATTCGATTGAAGGCTTAAAAAATTTTATTTATAATATAAAAATGCTGCGCTTAATGGGCTATAAAATTGCCATGGATGATACTGGCGCAGGCTATTCAAGTTTAAGTATTATAAGTGATATCATGCCAGATATCATTAAAATTGATCGTTCCGTTATTCAGAATATAGATAAAAATTCAATTAAGGAATCGATGTTAAAAGGGCTCATGCTGGTAGCAAGAGAAGCAGGTTCCCTAGTGGTTGCTGAAGGAATTGAAAATGCGGATGAGGCATCTGTATTGACAAGAAATAACGTAGACTTAGCTCAAGGATATTTTTATGCACGACCAACCGCGTTAGTACCGGCTATTGCAACTTAG
- a CDS encoding DUF86 domain-containing protein: MYFVDREKIEATLVYLEKLIHLFSQQKEWTTALEKAALERLNQMMIESVLDVGNAMIDGFIMRDPGSYDDIIDILVDEKVISAETGDHLKILIQYRKNLVQEYISVDHVELYQQFSAHLNELVTFAGNIREYLTNELGPVSAFKN; this comes from the coding sequence ATGTATTTTGTAGACAGGGAAAAAATAGAAGCAACACTCGTCTATTTAGAAAAACTTATTCACCTCTTCTCACAGCAAAAGGAATGGACAACAGCTTTAGAGAAAGCGGCTTTAGAACGGTTGAATCAAATGATGATTGAGTCTGTCCTGGATGTCGGAAATGCCATGATTGACGGATTTATCATGAGAGATCCTGGCAGTTATGATGACATTATTGATATCTTAGTTGATGAAAAAGTTATTTCCGCTGAGACAGGAGATCATTTAAAGATTTTAATTCAGTATCGAAAGAATCTCGTTCAGGAATATATTTCAGTCGATCATGTAGAGCTTTACCAGCAGTTTTCAGCACATCTAAATGAGTTAGTAACTTTTGCGGGCAATATTCGTGAATATTTGACCAATGAATTAGGTCCCGTATCTGCATTTAAAAACTAA
- a CDS encoding TIGR01457 family HAD-type hydrolase: MKKYRGYLIDLDGTMYRGSERIEAASDFVKNLRDNGIPYLFVTNNSSRTPAQVAEKLVSFDIPAEENLVFTTSQATANFIYEQKKDASVYVIGEEGIQTAIEEKGFSFAEEDADYVVIGIDRSITYEKLAVACLAVRNGATFISTNGDIAIPTERGLLPGNGSLTSVISVSTQTKPIFIGKPESIIMEQALKVLGTSKEETLMVGDYYDTDILAGMNAGMDTLLVHTGVTTKELLTGYDRKPTHVVDSLDQWKL; the protein is encoded by the coding sequence ATGAAAAAGTATAGGGGCTATTTAATTGACCTGGATGGAACTATGTATAGAGGATCAGAGCGAATTGAAGCCGCATCTGATTTTGTAAAAAATCTACGTGACAATGGAATTCCGTATTTGTTTGTCACGAATAACTCATCAAGAACACCCGCGCAAGTAGCTGAAAAACTGGTGAGTTTTGATATTCCGGCGGAGGAGAACTTGGTATTCACAACAAGCCAGGCAACCGCCAATTTCATCTACGAACAAAAGAAAGATGCTTCTGTATATGTGATTGGTGAAGAGGGGATTCAGACAGCTATTGAAGAGAAAGGCTTTTCTTTTGCTGAAGAAGACGCTGATTATGTCGTCATAGGAATCGACCGCTCGATTACATATGAAAAATTAGCTGTGGCATGTCTAGCGGTACGTAATGGAGCAACATTTATTTCGACGAATGGCGATATAGCCATTCCAACTGAAAGAGGACTGCTGCCTGGGAATGGGTCCTTAACCTCTGTCATATCTGTCTCTACACAAACTAAGCCAATTTTTATTGGAAAACCAGAGTCGATTATAATGGAACAAGCTCTAAAGGTACTGGGTACCTCAAAAGAGGAAACACTGATGGTCGGGGATTATTATGATACCGATATATTAGCAGGAATGAATGCAGGAATGGACACCCTTTTAGTCCATACAGGAGTAACTACAAAAGAATTACTTACTGGCTACGACCGTAAGCCAACACACGTAGTGGATTCGTTGGATCAATGGAAGCTATAA
- a CDS encoding phosphatidylglycerophosphatase A: MADHKKVDLTEETARKWLKERGVEVQDMADLVFFLQEKYHTNLKMEDCIANVERVLSKREVQNAIITGIQLDMLAEKGMLEEPLQSIIGSDESLYGVDEILAFSIVNVYGSIGFTNYGYIDKLKPGILAHLNDKSTGECHTFLDDIVGAIAAAASSRLAHRAARQEEKREK, encoded by the coding sequence ATGGCAGACCACAAAAAAGTAGATCTAACTGAAGAAACAGCTCGCAAATGGTTAAAGGAAAGAGGCGTCGAGGTTCAGGACATGGCAGACTTAGTATTCTTTTTGCAGGAAAAGTACCATACAAACCTGAAAATGGAAGACTGTATAGCCAACGTAGAACGTGTTCTGTCAAAACGTGAAGTTCAAAATGCCATTATCACAGGAATTCAGCTTGATATGCTTGCAGAAAAAGGGATGTTAGAGGAGCCTCTTCAATCAATTATTGGATCCGATGAAAGCCTGTATGGAGTAGATGAAATTCTTGCGTTTTCTATTGTAAATGTTTACGGCTCTATCGGTTTTACGAATTATGGGTACATTGATAAATTAAAGCCTGGGATTTTAGCTCATTTAAATGATAAATCCACCGGTGAATGTCATACATTTTTAGATGATATTGTCGGTGCCATTGCAGCCGCTGCCTCAAGCAGACTAGCACACCGTGCTGCCCGACAAGAAGAAAAAAGAGAAAAATAA
- the yutH gene encoding spore coat putative kinase YutH has product MLKKLLENQYGITVEEYVKLDRYEALRGNGWLYLVSNPSGKEEDDITELEKIAEHLRNYGDQHVPVILPSKDGQLITTWEQNKYCVLANRQIEDQRKIKLGRKLAKFHERGRLVPFQIERSSRIGQWKSLWEKRLEQMEKVWNNLLFQTPEDEFERLFIDSFPYYLGLTENAIQYLVDSEMDDEPTEADGGTVCHERFTQKTWGDHYMIKNPFDWVFDHRSRDLAEWTRERYFRNIQTYDVDVQQFFSEYQSVTPLTSFSWRLLYSRLIFPLHYYDCIESYYITRSEQDKKVLEERLSKILRQTSDYERFLAGFFHMAGAPVRQLNIPQLEWLLT; this is encoded by the coding sequence ATGCTTAAAAAGTTACTTGAAAACCAGTATGGTATTACTGTTGAGGAATACGTGAAGCTAGACAGGTATGAGGCACTGAGAGGAAATGGATGGTTGTACTTAGTCTCAAACCCCTCCGGTAAAGAAGAAGATGATATTACAGAACTTGAGAAAATCGCAGAACATTTAAGAAACTATGGTGATCAACATGTCCCGGTTATTTTACCATCTAAGGACGGACAATTAATAACCACATGGGAACAAAATAAATATTGTGTATTGGCCAATCGGCAAATCGAAGATCAACGAAAGATCAAACTAGGACGGAAATTAGCTAAATTTCATGAGCGGGGCAGACTGGTCCCATTTCAGATTGAAAGATCGAGCAGAATTGGACAATGGAAATCACTATGGGAAAAAAGGCTTGAACAAATGGAAAAGGTTTGGAATAATCTCCTTTTTCAAACACCTGAAGATGAATTTGAACGATTGTTCATTGACTCATTCCCATATTACCTTGGACTTACAGAGAACGCTATTCAATATCTGGTGGATTCGGAGATGGATGATGAACCAACCGAAGCTGATGGAGGCACCGTTTGTCATGAACGTTTTACTCAAAAGACATGGGGTGACCATTACATGATCAAGAATCCATTCGATTGGGTGTTTGACCATCGGAGCCGTGATTTAGCTGAATGGACAAGGGAACGATACTTTCGTAATATCCAGACCTACGATGTAGACGTACAACAGTTTTTTAGCGAATACCAAAGTGTGACCCCCTTAACTTCTTTTTCCTGGAGGTTATTATACTCTCGTTTGATTTTCCCGCTTCATTATTACGATTGTATCGAGAGCTATTATATCACTCGTTCTGAGCAGGATAAGAAGGTATTAGAGGAACGCTTAAGTAAAATACTACGACAAACAAGTGACTATGAACGCTTTCTTGCTGGATTCTTTCACATGGCTGGTGCACCCGTCCGACAACTTAACATCCCCCAACTAGAGTGGTTACTGACATGA
- a CDS encoding D-glycerate dehydrogenase, which translates to MKPYVFITRKLPDEVVKPLLPNYEVNMWEHEDIPVPRELLLTEAKKADALLTMLSDSIDESILTAGKQLKVVANLAVGFDNIDLKVATREGIAICNTPDVLTDTTADLTFGLLMATARRLMEASELVKEGKWKSWSPLLLAGHDIHHKTIGIVGMGKIGETVAKRATGFEMNILYHNRSRKPEVEQQLGAVYVAFDELVEKSDFIVCLTPLTNETKNLFTRDVFRKMKQSAIFINAGRGPVVDEQALFEALVAGDISGAGLDVFEKEPIGADHPLLQLPNVVALPHIGSSSVETRMEMLRLCLTNIQAVIEGKEPKTLVNKDWKPLVKA; encoded by the coding sequence ATGAAGCCATACGTTTTTATTACACGGAAGCTTCCAGACGAAGTTGTTAAACCACTACTGCCAAACTATGAAGTAAACATGTGGGAACATGAGGATATTCCAGTTCCAAGGGAGTTACTGCTAACTGAAGCAAAGAAGGCAGATGCCTTGCTAACCATGTTATCAGATTCTATTGATGAAAGTATTTTAACCGCTGGAAAACAGTTAAAAGTAGTAGCCAACCTTGCTGTTGGTTTCGATAATATTGACTTAAAGGTTGCCACCAGAGAGGGAATCGCGATTTGCAACACACCCGATGTATTAACAGACACTACTGCAGATTTAACATTTGGCTTGTTAATGGCTACTGCAAGAAGGCTAATGGAAGCTTCCGAGTTAGTAAAAGAGGGCAAATGGAAAAGCTGGAGCCCCTTGTTATTGGCTGGCCATGACATCCATCACAAAACCATTGGTATCGTTGGCATGGGGAAAATTGGTGAGACTGTTGCAAAACGGGCAACCGGTTTTGAGATGAACATTTTATACCATAACCGTTCACGTAAACCAGAAGTGGAACAACAGCTTGGAGCGGTTTATGTGGCCTTTGATGAATTAGTAGAAAAATCAGATTTTATTGTCTGCCTAACTCCACTTACAAATGAAACAAAAAACTTGTTCACTCGTGATGTGTTTAGGAAAATGAAGCAGTCGGCTATTTTTATCAACGCAGGAAGAGGCCCAGTCGTTGATGAACAGGCTCTCTTTGAGGCATTAGTTGCTGGCGACATTTCTGGTGCAGGCCTTGATGTTTTTGAAAAAGAACCAATTGGTGCTGATCATCCATTATTGCAGCTTCCTAACGTAGTTGCGCTGCCACACATTGGGAGTTCAAGTGTTGAAACAAGAATGGAAATGTTGAGGCTTTGTCTGACAAATATTCAAGCAGTGATCGAAGGAAAAGAACCTAAGACGTTGGTGAATAAAGACTGGAAACCCTTAGTCAAAGCGTGA